Proteins co-encoded in one Malus sylvestris chromosome 7, drMalSylv7.2, whole genome shotgun sequence genomic window:
- the LOC126628645 gene encoding K(+) efflux antiporter 2, chloroplastic-like, with protein sequence MDFLCSFQQPNVLYGSEGASYKRLNCFSSSPIIFGSKDVSCNFLGNSRIVVKAWSGKKLKRTVCVSGCRISRLTYREKADDRLWNSNPKVPLSCNFGSVFKGSRTVWWSRCQSNDSLAYVNGNGQNVEYLEGHDESSGVGSVHDAELSDSREEDGYEEQKEEPEAPTLDELNELLQNAMKELEAARLNSTMFEEKAQRISEAAICLRDEAANAWNNVNSTLDTVQEIVHEETIAKEGVQKAKMALSLAEARLRVAVESLQVAKRETNSSEISQENDGEHDCKEEEKALLVAQEDIKECQANLANCEAELMHLHSKKEELQKEMDRLNEVAEKAQLSALKAEEDVTNIMLLAEQAVAFELEAAKHVNDAEIALQRAQKSISNSMVDTTENNQGQVLSDDNPALEEGETVVLGSSADIIVERDRDVVIDGDLLAVKPLADSPSDKISQSFEDASQFVDLSDHENGKLSLDSLKDADVEAEKSKNVVQAKKQETQKDLSRESSPLNSPKTLLKKSSRFFSASFFSSADGTPTSVFQGLMEYARKQWPKLVVGMFLFGVGLTFYANRVERATQLLQQPDVITTSIEEVSSSAKPLVRELQKLPRRIKKLIDMIPHQEVNEEEASLFDMLWLLLASVIFVPVFQRIPGGSPVLGYLAAGILIGPYGLSIIRHVHGTKAIAEFGVVFLLFNIGLELSVERLSSMKKYVFGLGSAQVLVTAVVVGVVAHYVCGLPGPAAIVIGNGLALSSTAVVLQVLQERGESTSRHGRATFSVLLFQDLAVVVLLILIPLISPNSSKGGIGFQAIAEALGLAAVKAAVAITAIIAGGRLLLRPIYRQIAENQNAEIFSANTLLVILGTSLLTARAGLSMALGAFLAGLLLAETEFSLQVESDIAPYRGLLLGLFFMTVGMSIDPKLLLSNFPVIAGSLGLLIGGKSLLVALIGKLFGVSIISAIRVGLLLAPGGEFAFVAFGEAVNQGIMTPRLSSLLFLLVGISMAITPWLAAGGQLIASRFEVHDVRSLLPVESETDDLQGHIIICGFGRVGQIIAQLLSESLIPFVALDVRSDRVAVGRSLDLPVYFGDAGSREVLHKVGAERACAAAITLDSPGANYRTVWALSKYFPNVKTFVRAHDVDHGLNLEKAGATAVVPETLEPSLQLAAAVLAQAKLPMSEIASTINEYRSRHLGELTELCETSGSSLGYGFSRMMSKPKTPTPDSTDENQFTEGTLAI encoded by the exons ATGGATTTTCTGTGTAGTTTTCAGCAGCCAAATGTGTTATATGGCAGTGAAGGGGCTAGTTATAAGAGGTTGAATTGCTTTAGTAGTTCACcgattatctttgggagtaaaGATGTTAGTTGTAACTTTCTGGGTAATTCGAGAATTGTTGTGAAAGCATGGTCAGGTAAGAAGTTGAAGAGAACTGTCTGTGTAAGTGGTTGTAGGATTTCACGTTTGACCTATAGAGAAAAAGCTGATGATCGTTTGTGGAATTCGAATCCGAAAGTGCCTTTATCTTGTAACTTTGGTAGTGTTTTCAAAGGGTCAAGAACAGTTTGGTGGTCGCGGTGTCAGAGTAATGACTCATTAGCGTATGTTAATGGAAATGGTCAGAATGTGGAATACCTAGAAGGTCATGATGAGAGCTCAGGAGTTGGGTCTGTTCATGATGCCGAGTTGAGTGATtccagagaagaagatggatatgaagaacaaaaagaagaacCAGAGGCACCTACATTGGATGAATTGAACGAATTGCTGCAAAATGCCATGAAAGAGCTTGAAGCTGCACGACTTAATAGTACCATGTTTGAAGAAAAGGCTCAGAGAATATCAGAAGCCGCGATATGCCTACGGGATGAAGCAGCAAATGCTTGGAATAATGTTAACTCAACCCTTGATACTGTCCAAGAGATCGTTCATGAAGAGACTATTGCCAAAGAAGGCGTTCAGAAAGCAAAAATGGCACTTTCATTAGCAGAGGCAAGGCTTCGGGTGGCAGTGGAATCTTTACAGGTTGCAAAAAGAGAGACCAATTCTTCTGAAATTTCACAAGAGAATGATGGGGAACATGattgcaaagaagaagaaaaagcacTTTTGGTTGCCCAGGAAGATATTAAGGAATGCCAGGCGAATTTGGCCAACTGTGAGGCAGAGCTAATGCACTTGCATAGTAAAAAAGAGGAGTTGCAGAAGGAAATGGACAGGTTGAATGAGGTTGCAGAGAAAGCACAGCTCAGTGCTTTGAAAGCAGAAGAGGATGTAACCAACATAATGCTTTTAGCAGAGCAAGCTGTTGCTTTTGAACTTGAAGCTGCAAAGCATGTCAACGATGCAGAAATTGCATTACAAAGAGCACAGAAATCTATCTCCAACTCAATGGTTGACACCACAGAAAACAACCAAGGACAGGTGTTGAGTGATGATAATCCTGCTCTTGAGGAAGGGGAGACGGTAGTCCTAGGAAGTTCTGCTGATATCATTGTTGAAAGGGACAGAGATGTGGTAATTGATGGTGATTTGTTGGCTGTCAAGCCTTTGGCAGACAGCCCTTCTGACAAAATCAGCCAGAGTTTTGAAGACGCAAGTCAATTTGTTGATTTGAGTGATCATGAGAATGGAAAGTTAAGTTTGGATTCTCTAAAAGACGCTGACGTAGAAGCTGAAAAGTCAAAGAATGTGGTTCAAGCTAAAAAGCAGGAAACTCAGAAGGACTTGAGTAGGGAGAGTTCACCGTTAAATTCTCCAAAGACATTATTGAAGAAATCTTCTCGTTTCTTTTCTgcatctttcttctcttctgcTGATGGGACTCCGACATCAGTTTTCCAAGGTCTGATGGAGTATGCAAGGAAGCAATGGCCAAAGCTGGTTGTCGGGATGTTCCTATTTGGAGTAGG GCTCACCTTTTATGCTAATCGAGTGGAAAGGGCCACACAACTGTTACAACAGCCAGACGTCATCACCActagtattgaagaagtttcctCAAGTGCGAAGCCTCTAGTTCGAGAATTACAGAAACTTCCTAGAAGAATTAAAAAACTAATTGATATGATTCCTCATCAAGAG GTGAATGAGGAGGAAGCTTCTCTTTTTGACATGTTATGGTTATTGTTAGCAAGTGTGATATTTGTGCCTGTATTTCAAAGAATTCCTGGAG GCAGTCCTGTTCTTGGGTATTTAGCTGCTGGCATCTTGATTGGGCCTTATGGCCTCTCTATTATTCGTCATGTACATGGGACAAAGGCAATTGCTGAATTTGGGGTTGTTTTCTTGCTGTTCAACATTGGCCTCGAG CTTTCTGTTGAAAGGTTGAGTTCAATGAAGAAATATGTATTTGGATTAGGCTCTGCTCAG GTTTTGGTGACAGCTGTTGTGGTTGGTGTGGTTGCTCATTATGTTTGTGGGCTGCCTGGACCTGCTGCAATAGTAATTGGCAATGGTCTGGCTTTATCATCCACTGCAGTTGTTCTGCAG GTCTTGCAAGAGCGGGGTGAGAGCACTTCACGTCATGGCCGTGCTACGTTTTCTGTCCTACTTTTCCAG GATTTGGCTGTTGTGGTTTTGCTAATTCTTATACCTCTGATTTCACCAAATTCATCCAAAGGAGGG ATTGGTTTTCAAGCCATTGCTGAAGCTCTTGGACTTGCTGCTGTAAAGGCAGCAGTTGCCATCACGGCCATAATTGCTGGTGGACGCTTG CTGCTTCGACCAATTTATAGGCAAATTGCAGAAAATCAAAATGCAGAAATATTTTCTGCCAATACTTTGCTTGTTATTCTAGGAACAAGTCTTCTCACTGCCAGG GCTGGACTATCTATGGCATTGGGAGCATTTTTGGCTGGTTTGCTTCTTGCAGAAACTGAATTTTCTTTACAGGTTGAGTCCGATATTGCTCCATATCGTGGTCTTCTACTGGGCCTCTTCTTTATGACG GTTGGAATGTCTATTGATCCGAAACTTCTTCTTTCAAACTTCCCGGTTATAGCTGGATCATTAGGACTTCTGATTGGTGGGAAATCCTTATTGGTTGCTTTGATTGGCAAACTATTTGGCGTTTCAATAATATCTGCAATAAGAGTTGGTCTTCTTCTTGCTCCTGGTGGAGAGTTTGCATTTGTTGCATTTGGTGAAGCTGTTAATCAG GGAATAATGACTCCTCGgttatcatctttgcttttcCTTCTTGTTGGAATTTCAATGGCCATCACACCATGGCTAGCTGCTGGAGGGCAGTTAATTGCATCTCGTTTTGAGGTGCATGACGTTCGAAGTTTACTACCAGTCGAGAGTGAG ACGGATGATTTACAAGGTCATATAATCATCTGTGGATTTGGGCGAGTTGGCCAG ATAATTGCACAGCTTCTTTCTGAGAGTCTAATTCCATTTGTAGCTCTTGATGTGAGGAG TGATAGAGTGGCAGTCGGACGCTCGCTGGACCTTCCAGTCTACTTTGGAGATGCTGGTAGCCGAGAG GTGCTCCACAAAGTTGGTGCTGAAAGAGCATGTGCTGCAGCAATCACTTTAGATTCTCCTGGTGCAAACTATAGAACTGTTTGGGCTCTGAGCAAGTATTTCCCTAACGTGAAAACTTTTGTCCGTGCTCATGATGTTGATCATGGTCTTAATTTGGAGAAGGCTGGGGCTACAGCG GTTGTCCCAGAGACCTTGGAACCTAGTCTACAGTTGGCAGCTGCTGTCTTAGCTCAG GCTAAGCTACCCATGTCAGAGATCGCATCAACAATCAATGAGTATAGGTCCCGTCACCTTGGTGAGCTAACTGAG TTATGTGAAACTAGCGGAAGTTCTCTTGGCTACGGGTTTTCTCGAATGATGAGTAAACCCAAAACTCCGACTCCGGATTCCACAGATGAGAACCAGTTCACTGAAGGAACGCTGGCCATCTAG
- the LOC126628735 gene encoding uncharacterized protein LOC126628735, with product MFGFSLEAGAVLLRKAVAAFIMTGCFNGEMFISNDDVTLAATTFPIPMFQIPSLLVSLRLRPLIGEDLYCTEGLLWLALSFRDFYNNLSLYEDDDDFFGIYGSADLRRIRFVLVNNRTERFWDQQMDLFTIERGRMIAPEFHYEYDVVVGIPSGIFGSLIMNLSRFGMTVSALVTETQVTFTVGNVKIVLRKELEECIIGGAVGENPVSLVFHIHYSNTMLRSSFLSKRVWLLGQSNGSSVMLNCPVGTLGNLMFYVG from the exons ATGTTTGGATTCAGCCTAGAAGCAGGTGCTGTTCTTCTGAGGAAGGCCGTGGCTGCCTTCATCATGACAGGCTGCTTCAACGGCGAGATGTTCATCTCGAATGACGACGTCACTCTGGCAGCTACCACATTTCCCATCCCAATGTTCCAAATCCCAAGCCTCCTCGTATCCCTTCGATTGCGACCTCTCATCGGGGAGGACTTATACTGCACCGAAGGCCTCCTCTGGCTTGCCCTCAGCTTTCGTGACTTCTATAACAATCTCAGTCTTTATGAGGACGACGATGATTTTTTCGGCATCTATGGCAGTGCAGACCTTCGTCGCATCAGATTTGTGCTCGTCAATAATA GAACTGAGAGGTTTTGGGATCAGCAAATGGACTTGTTTACAATCGAACGTGGTCGGATGATCGCACCTGAGTTCCACTATGAATATGATGTGGTCGTTGGAATACCTTCGGGCATATTTGGAAGTCTCATCATGAATCTAAGCCGTTTCGGGATGACAG TTTCTGCACTTGTAACAGAAACTCAAGTTACGTTCACTGTGGGAAATGTAAAGATTGTTCTCAGGAAAGAG CTGGAGGAGTGTATTATTGGGGGTGCTGTGGGTGAAAATCCAGTTTCCTTGGTGTTCCATATCCATTACAGTAACACAATGCTGCGCTCTTCATTTCTGTCAAAAAGGGTGTGGTTGCTTGGCCAGTCCAATGGTTCATCTGTCATGCTCAATTGCCCTGTTGGAACACTCGGTAACCTCATGTTCTACGTTGGGTGA